In Aspergillus chevalieri M1 DNA, chromosome 7, nearly complete sequence, the sequence AAAGTACCTTGCCAGCAACATGACAAGTCATCGCTACATTCTGTATACCCTTTAAGGAGTCGGGGTCCTCAGTACCCTGCACGTGTGCCCTATAATACAAAAGGCTGGGCTGGATTTCGATGAAATAGGATATCCAGACGAGCCAGACGACGATGTAACAAAATGGATCGAGTTCTCCGAATTTTACAAGATATACAGCTGTCAACCTTGGCTTATGTCCTTGGTATTATTTGTGTATAAAGTGTTATAGATTTGTGGAATCCGTTCTGCCTACCATGGTAGGGCACCGTAGTGGATCAACCCTACTGCTCGACCGTCAACGTGCCCGTCTTGGTTACCAGATATTCGTTAACAGCCACCTCCATTCCGCTCTCCTTTCCGTATCCAGATTCCTTGATACCTCCAAAGGGCGATTCCGCCGCGGATGAATTTCCTGCACGTAGTACTATCAGCATTTGACAACTGACCTGGCAAAGGGGGGCAAGACATACCAGTATTCAGCCCAATCATACCCGCTTCGAGATTCTCCATCAACCTCCAAACCCGGTTAACATCACGAGTAAACGCATAACTAGCCAGACCCATGCTGGTATCGTTGGCGCAACGGACCGCTTCCTCCTCCGTATCGAATTTGTAAAGCGCCGCAATGGGCGCAAAGCTCTCCTCTTGCGAGATCAACATCTCCGGCGTCATACCGGTGAGGATTGTCGGCGGGAAGAAGTAACCCTCTTTGTTCTCCGGCACGGTCCCACTGCAGAGAACTGTGGCTCCGCGTTTCTGTGCATCTTCGACCTGCTTCCGCGCCTTGTCCACTCCTTGTGGCGTTGTAAGTGGCCCCATGGTGGTCCCTTCTTTGGCGCCATGGCCGACGACAAGAGCGTTCGTGCGCTCTTTGAGGCGCTGGGCAAAGGCATCGAAGATTCCCGCTTGAACGTACACACGATTCGCCGTGATACAAGCTTGACCGGCATGGCGCCACTTCAGGGCCATGAGCTGGTCGAGTGCGAGATCGAGGTTCGCATCGTCAAACACAATGAACGGGCAGTTGCCGCCTAGCTCAAGGGTGACCTTCTTCAGGCCCGTGGCACAGTGACCAGCGATCAGTTTCCCGACACGAGTCGACCCCGTAAACGAAACCTTCTTCACCAGCGGATGTTTGCAGAGATTCTCACTCAGCGAGGGTGTATTCGCCAAGTCGGTCGTGAGCACGTTGAACACACCCGGCGGAAAGCCTGCTTTTTGCGCCAGATGAGCAACGGCCAACGTCGCGATCGGGGTCTCCGGACTCGGCTTCACAATCATCGTGCATCCCGCTGCGAAAGCGGCGCCCGCCTTGCGCAGGATCATAGCAATGGGGAAATTCCAGGGCACCAACGCGACGGCAACCCCGATCGGCTGCTTGACCGTTAAGACTCGACGATTCGGCATCGACGACGCGCTGATGGTCCCATGGATACGCTCCGCCTCTCCGGCAAACCACCAAGTAAAGCTGGTGGCATAATCAATCTCGCCCATGGCCTCCGCCAGCGGTTTCCCGGTTTCATGAGTAAGGATGCGGGCAATATCGGGTTTGGCTTCGCGGATGAGGGTGTCCCAGCGGAGGAGCCATTGGGCGCGTTGTCGGGGAGTGACGTTGCGATACTGTTGAAAGGCTGTATGGGCGGTCTTCACGGCCGCGTCGACGTCGTCGGACGTGTTGGTCGGACAGCTGGCCCAGGGGATATTAGTGCCGGGGTCTATCTATTAGCATCGCAGGGCTATCCTCTGGGGCAATCTACCGAGCACATACCCACGACCTCAAAGCGCTCCCCGTGCTTTGACTGAACCCACTCGTTCCCGACAAACGAGTCAAAGTGCAACAGCGAAGGATCATCGAGCTGGACGGTCAGTTGGAACAGGGAAACCGGGGAAATATCGGAATACCAACCTGGAAGGGCAGTTGGGCCATGATGCAGTACGGTGTCTCGGAGGTTGATTGAGGGGAAATACATCCATGCCGCAACAGGCTTTATATCAAGTCGCATATCACAAACCCCGCTCGACATAGCCGAGCCAATGATTCGGCATTCTGTCCGTACAACTGTCTGATAAAGTACATTGCACGAGCATATCAGAGAAGAGTCCTGTGCCCTGTACTCTGTGCAGAATATGAATACGAGGCCACCTTGATCCGGGACGATGTAACGATGGCGGGGAGCGGGGAAAGACGACTGCACTTCCACAGCGGGAAATACAAGCGGATGAGGATCTCCCAGAGGCGTCGGATATAGTTCGGCTAGTTGATCTCAACCGTTTCCAAAGTACCAGCTATCACGGTTCTGTGAGAGAAGATAGAACATTCATATGAAGGGACTTGGGAGGAGAGCGGTGGAACGGAGGTACTTTTGGCCGAAGGGGGGTGCCTTCCTTTTATAGACATCGCATTTTCTAGCCGTTATTCCTGAGCTATGCTTAGGCTCACTATCCCTTTATTTATACGACTATCAGGGTTCAAACAATATCAGGACCCAGATGAGGAGACCTCCCAGCAAGATACAACAATAAGAATTACATATATAAATAGTAAACGATCCAATAGATATAGAACATTCCAGCTCATCTCATTCGTGTACAGAGTATCCATCCATCCCCAAGCCCAAGTAAAATCATTCGTAATTCGTAAAATGTTATACAGGAGGACCAAAAACGCCATACCCAAAACCAAAACCAATCGCTAAAATCCCCAAATCTATATGGATATCCCGCTTAACAAACCAAACTAGAAGAAAAATAGAACTAAGTCATGTTTTCACAGTACCCCTGCGTTTCTCCTCCCACTCATCCACCAACCCCGCTACACTCTTGAAGCTGACGGGTTTTGTGAGAAATAAATCAACACCCGAGGTCAACGCATCAGCTTCATCGCGGGGACTGCTGAGTCCTGTTAATGCGATGATGGTTGCGCGACGCCAGGTGCGGTTCTCTTTTTCGAGAGAGCGGATTGTGCGCGCTGCTTCGAAGCCGTCCATGACGGGCATTGACATGTCTGTTCACTTATTAGTATCTGTTTTTGATTGATATGGGGAAATAGAGCGGAGGACGTACCAAGGAAAATAAGATCGTAGCCCTGCATCCGCTCAACAGCGTCGACGGCGATTTTACCGTTCTCCGCTGCGTCGAGGGCGAGCAAGTCGCGCTTTTTCATGAATGTCATCATTAACTTCAGGTTGATGCTGTTATCGTCCACGACGAGGACCCTCGCTTTAGCATGGTCCTGAACCTCGGGCTCAGGCTCGCCCTCAAATTCGATCTGGGGCAGTTCGGTCACAGTCGTAGTCGGTGAGTGTGGCGCAGTAGGCAAGTACTGCTCATCCTTTTCGACGTACGGCGAAGACAGCGGAAGCGGACCCGTGGTCGTGGTATACGGCATCGGCGGCTCAGACTCTGATTCGGGGGATTTGGAAGACGTACTCCCTCCCGAGGAACTATTTGTTAGCTCCGGCGGTGTTGTGAGGTCGAGGTTGACGCCGGTGAGATCAATGCGTCTGTCTTTTAGCGAGCCGGTGCTGCCTTGCGAGAAGACTGTGTCCTGCGAGGTGGTGCGGTTCGGGAGGACGATGCTCATCGAGGTGTTCGATGTGTCTGGGACACTTTCGAGAGACTTGCGGATGCTGCGGGCGAGTTTGTGTGGGCCGGAAGGTTGGCGGATCGTTTCGACGGAGTGCGCGAGGTGTGCCCATTTTGTTTTCGCGGTGCCGTAGTCGACTGATTTATTGCACACGACAAGCAGCGCTGGAACACTAGTTATGAAACCAGTGTCCTGCTCAACGGCGAGCATTTGCTCATCTGCTAGGACTAGGTTCACGGGCGTGGAGGTGGGTGGCGGCCACGAGACCAGCTCGAGACCGTACCATTCTGTTACGTAGTGCGCGATAACAGACCACAGTGGATGCTGCGCTGCGGTTACTGTGTCGACGCC encodes:
- a CDS encoding NAD-dependent succinate-semialdehyde dehydrogenase (COG:C;~EggNog:ENOG410PH7W;~InterPro:IPR015590,IPR016161,IPR016162,IPR016163;~PFAM:PF00171;~go_function: GO:0016491 - oxidoreductase activity [Evidence IEA];~go_function: GO:0016620 - oxidoreductase activity, acting on the aldehyde or oxo group of donors, NAD or NADP as acceptor [Evidence IEA];~go_process: GO:0055114 - oxidation-reduction process [Evidence IEA]), with protein sequence MAQLPFQLDDPSLLHFDSFVGNEWVQSKHGERFEVVDPGTNIPWASCPTNTSDDVDAAVKTAHTAFQQYRNVTPRQRAQWLLRWDTLIREAKPDIARILTHETGKPLAEAMGEIDYATSFTWWFAGEAERIHGTISASSMPNRRVLTVKQPIGVAVALVPWNFPIAMILRKAGAAFAAGCTMIVKPSPETPIATLAVAHLAQKAGFPPGVFNVLTTDLANTPSLSENLCKHPLVKKVSFTGSTRVGKLIAGHCATGLKKVTLELGGNCPFIVFDDANLDLALDQLMALKWRHAGQACITANRVYVQAGIFDAFAQRLKERTNALVVGHGAKEGTTMGPLTTPQGVDKARKQVEDAQKRGATVLCSGTVPENKEGYFFPPTILTGMTPEMLISQEESFAPIAALYKFDTEEEAVRCANDTSMGLASYAFTRDVNRVWRLMENLEAGMIGLNTGNSSAAESPFGGIKESGYGKESGMEVAVNEYLVTKTGTLTVEQ